The genomic stretch CGCTGTTCTGCGCGGAGGCCATCGGGCGCTTCGGCACCGGCGACCAGCAGCGCGCCCACCTGCCCGCGCTGGCCGCGGGCCGGCTGCGCATGGCGATGGCGCTCAGCGAGCCGGACTGCGGCTCGGACCTCATGGGCCTGGCGACCCGGGCGATCCCCGACGGCGACGGCTTCGTCATCCGGGGCCAGAAGATCTTCACGACCGGCGCCGACGCCGCCGACGTCATCCTCACGCTGGTGCGCACGACGCCGGGGGCGTCGCCCCGCCGCGCGCTGACGTTCGTGCTGATCCCGCGCCGCGACCCGCGGGTCGCCGTGCAGCCGCTGCGCAAGCTCGCCGGCCAGGCGACGCACACCTGTGAGGTGTTCTTCGACGACGTGCGCCTCGGGCCGGAGGCGATCGTCGGCGAGGTCGATGCCGGTGCCGCGATCGTCATGGACCTGCTCGACGCCGACCGCGTGTACACGGCCGCGCAGAGCCTCGGCACCGCGCAGGGCGCGTTCGACCTCGCCCGCCGGTACGCCCTCGAGCGTCGCCAGTTCGGCACCGAGATCATCAACCATCAGGCCGTGGGGCACATGCTCGCCGACATGGCGATCGCACTCGAAGGGGCGCGGGCGCTCACGCGGCTGGCGGCCGACCGCCTCGACGCCGGTCTGCCCTGCCACGCCGAGTCGGCCGTGGCGAAGATCGCCGCCTCGGAGACCGCGACGCAGTGCGCGCTGCACGGCATGCAGATCCTCGGCGGCTACTCGTACATGGTCGAGTACGGGATGGAGCGCTACCACCGCGAGGCGAAGGTGCAGGAGATCTTCGGCGGCACGAACCAGATCCTGCGCAACGTGCTCGTGCGCGAGCTCGGCGGCGGGCGCAGCTCCCCTCAGGCGCCGGCCAGCGGGGCGATGACCTCCCCCGCGTAGCGCTCGAGCGCCGCCCGGCGCTCGTCGAGGGTCAGCCCGCCGTAGCGGCGCACGTAGAGCGCGAACGGGTCCACGTGGACCGACTCGACCCCGAGCGCCCCGATCTCCGCGATGCCGTCGGGCGTGCCGACACCGGCCGCCGCGGCGACATAGTCGAACGGGCCGGTGCGGCCGTGCTCGGCGCGCAGGCCGGCGATCGTCTCCAGGTGCTCGGCGGTTCGGCGCTGGCTGTTGAGCGGCGGCAGGATGCCGTCGGCGAGCAGGGCGGCCCGGCGCAGCGCGGGGCGCGCGTCGCCGCCGACGTAGATCGGGATCGGCATGGGCGGCGCCGGGCGCATCGTCACGTCGCGGCCGCGGTGGCTGACGCGCTCGCCGGTCCAGAGCGCCCGCAGCGCCCCGATCGCCTCGTCGCTGCGCGGGCCGCGGGTGTCGAAGTCGAAGCCGAGGATCTCGAACTCCTCGCGCAGCCACCCGGCGCCGGCGCCGAGGATGAAGCGGCCGGGGCTCAGCGCGGCGACCGTCGAGGCGGCCTTGGCCACGAGCAGCGGGTCGCGCATCGGCAGGACGAAGATGCCGGTCAGGATGGTCAGCCGCTCGGTGGCGGCGAGCATCGCGCCCGCCGACACCATCGGGTCCGGCCAGTCGCACGTCTCGTCCCACGGTGTCCGGCCGGTTTCCGGGTCGGGCGCGTAGGGATACGCGGTCGCCGTGTCGTGCGGGTACACCACGTGGTCGGGGATCGTGATCCCGTGGAAGCCGCAGGCCTCCGCCGCGCGCGCGACCGCGACGAGCTGGTTGGCCGGAATGTACGTGCCGTAGAGGAAGAACCTCACGATGCCTCCTCTGAGGTCGCGGCGATCGTGTGCAGCGTCTGCAGCGAGACCTTGCCGGAGCTGTCGACCGGGAGATCGGCGATGCGGCGCACGGTGCGCGGCACCTTGTAGGCCGGATGGCGCTCGCCCATCCAGTCCCGCAGCTCGTCGGTCTGGATCTCGGCCCCGGTCATCACGACGAAGGCCACGAGCCTGCTCGTCCACGTCGGGTCGTCGACCGCGATGACCGCCGCCTGCGCGACGGCGGGATGGCGGCGCAGCTCCGCCGCGACCTCCTCGGTCGACACGCGGTTGCCGGCGACCTTCACGACGCTCGACGCGCGGCCGGTGATGTAGAGGTAGCCGTCCTCGTCCAGCCGGCCGAGGTCCCCCGTGCGGTACCAATCCCCCGCGGGCTCCTGGCCGAGATAGCCGGCGAACAGGTCCGGGCCCGTGACGAGCACCTCGCCCTCCTCGCCGACGGGCAGGTCCGCGTCGCCGCCGACCTCCGCGATGCGCACCTGCCGGAACGGGATCGCGCGGCCGACCGTGCCCGGCCGGGCGGCGATCTCCTCGAACGTCGCCTCGGTGGGGCGGGGGATCTCGGTCATGCCGTACGCGCAGTAGACCCGCCCCTCGAAGCGCTCGAGCAGGACCTCGGCGGTCGGCGCGTCGAGCTTCTCGCCGCCGGTCATGAGCGCGCGCAGCGCGCGCCAGCCGGGACCGTCGAGCCCGCCGTGCTCGCGCGCCAGGCGCAGCATCGTCGGCACGAGATACACGCTCGAGATCCGGCGCTCGGCGAGGAAGGCGTCGACCGACTCGCGCGCGAACGGTGCGAAGACGACGGTGGCGCGGGCCAGGAGGGCGCCCATCACGAGGCTGTGGAACGGTGCGGCCGCGTAGGGCACGCAGAGCCAGTGGCGGTCGCCGGGCTCGATCGGGAAGTTCGCGAGGCGCAGGCACATCGCGGCGTGCAGGTCGGCGCCGCGGGCGCGCTGGACGAGCTTCGGCATCCCGGTCGAGCCGGAGGTGAGCAGGATCGAGCCGATCGCTTCGGGCGGCCGGGGAAGGGGCGAGGCGGGCGGCGCGGCGACCAGTCGCGCCCGGTCGAGGTGCGCGACGCCGTCGACGGGGCGTCCGACGACGGTGGTCGCGCCGGCGCGCTCGACGACGTCGTCCAGGACCGCCTGGGGATGCTTCGGGTCGACGAGCATCGCCGGGCGCCCGGCGCACACCGCGCCCAGGACGGCCACGGTGTGCGAGATCGGGTCGGCCTCGCTCACCGCGACGGGGCCGTCGCCCCGGAGCGCGCCCGCGGCGGCGAGCATGGCGGACGCGAGCTGCTTGATCGTCATCTGCTCGTCGCCGTGCTCGAGCGCCACCCAGTCCCCCTGCGACGGCGCGGCGAGGTGCAACACGAGCTCGGTCCAGTCCTGCGGCCCCACGGGCCTCTCCCTCCGAAGTCGATAAGCTGCCGTCAGATTATGCACGCCGATCCCGTCACGTCACCACCCGCCTCCGCGGTGGCGCTCAGCGAGCGCCGCGAAGGGGTCCTCATCCTCACGCTCAACCGCCCGGAAGCGCTCAACGCGTTCAACCGGGCGCTGTTCGACGCCGTCCGCGAAGGCCTCGAAGCGGCGGCCGCTGACCCCCAGGTCGGCTGCGTCCTCGTGACCGGATCCGGGCGCGCGTTCACCGCCGGGTCGGATATCTCCGACGACGCGGGGCCCGAGCCGGAGCCCGGCGGGAAGGATCCCTACGACGCGTTCATCGAGTGCGTCGAGACCTTCCCGAAGCCCCTCGTCGCCGCCGTCAACGGCCTCGCGGTCGGTATCGGCACGACCATGCTCGGCCACTGCGAGCTCGTGCTCGCGGGCGCGTCCGCGCGCTTTCGCATGCCGTTCACGTCGCTCGGCCTCGTCCCGGAGGCGGGCAGCACCTCGACGATCCCATCGCTCATGGGCCGTCAGCCGGCGGTGCACGCGCTGCTGACGTCGAGCTGGATCCCCGCCGAGGAAGCGGCGCGCACCGGCCTCGTCTGGCAGCTGACCTCCGACGAGGAACTGCTCGCCGAGGCGCTCGCGGTGTGCGAGCAGATCGCCGCCCAGCCGCTCGAATCGCTCATGTCGACGAAGCGGCTGCTGCTCGACGCCCGGCTGCCCGCGGCGCGTGCCGCGCGCGACCGCGAGGAGCCCGAGTTCCGCCGGCTCACCGAGCGCCCCGCCCATCTCGAAGCGCTGGCCGCGTTCCGCGAGCGCCGGCCGCCGGACTTCCGGAGCCTGCTCGGGTGACCGTGGCCGCTAGGGGTGCCGATGCCGGCCCCGGGCTGACCACGGTGGGCTTCCGAAAGGTGCCGGCGTGAGGCGGGCCCCCGTGGGTTCTCCCACGCGCCCGGAGCGGGCGCTGTTCTACACGCCCGCGTCGGTCTCGGTCGACTACGAACGCGACCTCGGCGACCCGGGCAGCTTCCCCTACACGCGCGGCACCCGCGCGCCGCGCACGCGCGCGCCCGGCGAGGGCCACGAGCTCATCGTCCGCGAGCTGTCCGGCGAGGGCCCTCCGGAGCGCTCCAACGAGCAGTTCCACTACCTGCTCGAGCACGGAGCGACCGGCCTCGACGTCATCGGCGACACACCCACCCAGTGCTTCATGGATCCCGACCATCCCTACGCCCGGCACGCGGTCGGCAACCAGGGCGTGTCGGTCTGCCGCGGGGCCGACTTCGCCGCGCTGTACGAGGGCATCCCGCTCGACCGCGTCAGCTGCGACCACTCGCTGCCCGGCGGGTTCGCCGCCGCGGGGCTGTTCCTCGCCGCCGAGGCGCACGGCCACGACCCGGCGCGCCTGCGCGGGTCCGCCATCCTGCCGCCGCTGTTCGCCGAGGACACCGGCTACTCGTCGAACCTGCCGATCGAGCTGCACATGCGCCTGGCCACGGACTCGATCGAGTTCTGCAGCGAGCACATGCCGCGCTTCCATCCCTTCGTCGAGGACACCTACTACATCTCCGACGGCAGCGTGGACGTCGTCGACGAGATGGCGCTCGGGTTCGTCGAGCTTCGCGAGGTCGTGCGGCGGCTGATCGCACGGGGCGTCGACGTCGACCGCTTCGCGCCGCGCATCGCGCTGCTCGTCAACTGCCGGATGGACTTCTTCGCCGAGATCGCGAAGATCCGCGCGTCGCGGCGCCTGTACGCGCGGATGATGCGCGACGAGTTCGGCGCGCGCGATCCCCGGTCGCTGGCGATCAACGTCGCCGCGCACACGTCCGGCGCGACGATGACCTCGCGCCAGATCGCCAACAACATCGCGCGCGGGGCGATCCAGGCGGTCGCGCTCACGCTCGCGGGCGTGCGCGCCATGGAGATCTCGGCGTTCGACGAGGCGATCCGCACGCCGTCGCGCGACGCGCACATCGTCGGGCTCGGCACGCAGCACGTCGTGGCGCTCGAGACGGGCGCCGCCGACGTCGCGGACCCCCTCGGCGGAGCCTGGTACGTCGAGGCGCTGACCGACGAGCTCGAGGCCCGCATCGCGCAGCGCATCGCGTTCATCGAGGGGCTGGGTGACGTCGTCCGTCTCGCCGAGGACGGGTTCTTCCGCGCGATCTTCGCCGAGGCGATGGTCGATCGCGCGCAGGAGGTCGCCGACGGCACCCGCCCGGTCGTGGGCGTCAACGTCAACGAGATCGCGCCCGCGCGCGACACGCTGCTGCGCGACCTCACCGAGAAGCGCATCGCGCCCGCCTACGAGCGCATCGACGAGATCGCGGCGTGGCGGGCGGCGCGCGAGCCGGGCGCGGTCGTGGCCGGGCTGGACCGTCTCGAGACCGACTGCCGCGGGGGCGCGAACGTCATGCCCGCGCTCGTGGGCGCGCTGCGGGCGCAGGCGTCGATGGGCGAGTGCATCGGCGTGCTGCGCGAGTGCTACGACCGCCCGTACGACCCGCTCGGATGCGTGGAGCGACCGCGGTGAGCGCCCGGCTGCGCGTCCTCGTGACCGTGCTCGGCCTCGACCAGCACGAGGCCGGCTCGCTCGCCGTGACGCGCCTGCTGCGCGACGCGGGCGCCGAGGTCATCTACGCCGGCCGCTTCCAGATCCCGGGGACGATCGCGACCGTGGCGGTCCAGGAGGACGTCGACGTCGTGGGGGTCAGCGCGCATTCGTGGGAGGTCCTGCACTACGCCGCCGAGCTGGCCGAGCGGCTGGGCCGGGCGGACCCGCCGATCCCGGTCGTGGTCGGCGGCTCGGTCATCACCGAGGCCGACCGCGCCCAGATCGTGCGGCTCGGCATCGACGCCGCGGTCGCACCGGGGACCAGCGCCGAGGACATCGTCGCCACCTTCCGGGCGCTGGCTGAAGGCCGCCGGGCCCTGGCATGAGCGCGGCGCTGCCCGCCGGTCTTCAGGCCTACTTCGACCACGCCGCCCACGCGGCGCCGAGCATCCGCGACCTGCTGCCGCTCTACGCCGAGCAGCTGGGCGGGCGGTTCCTCTACGGCGGCGACAACCCGCGGGTCGGCTACCGGGGCGTCGTGCTCGGCTTCGCCGGCGGCGGCAAGGTCGAGCTGCTCGAGCCGCTGCCGGGCTCGTCGTTCTTCGACAGCTTCTTCGCGCGCCACCCGGCGGGCGGGCTGCACCACCTGACCTTCCGCGTGGCCGACGTGCGCGGGGCGATCGACCGGGCGCGCGCGGCCGGCTTCGAGATCGTCGGGGTCAACTACGACGAGCCCGAGTGGCAGGAGGCGTTCGTGCACCCGCGCTCGGGGCACGGTGTGCTCGTGCAGTTCGTCGAGTCCAACCCGGACTACCCGCGGCTCGCGCCCGGGCAAACGCTCGAGTCGACGCTCGCCGGCGAGGCCTGACCTCGGGGCGGCCGCCGGGGCTTCGCGCCCCGCCCCTGCGTGCGCGGCGGGCTCGGCCCGAGTAGGTCCTGATCGCGCGAGGGGCTAGAGCCCGAGCCCGCGGCCGACGATCTCCCACATGATCTCGGTGGACCCGCCGTAGATCCGCTGGACGCGGGCGTCGCGCCACTGCCGGGAGATCTCGTACTCGTTCATGTAGCCGTACCCGCCGTGCAGCTGCAGACAGCGGTCGACGACGCGCCACTGCAGCTCGGTCGTCAGCGCCTTGAGCCCCGCGGCCTCGACGGGGTCGAGATCGCCGGCGACCTCGGCCTCGATGCAGCGGTCCGTGTAGAGGCGGGCCGAGCGCAGCTCGGTGGCGAGTTGGGCGAGGTGATGGCGGCTGACCTGGAAGCTGCCGATCGGGGTGCCGAACGCCTTGCGGTCCTTGACGTACTCGAGCGTGATCTCGAGCGCGAACTCCGCGCCCGCCACCGCCGCGACGGCGACCGCCAGCCGCTCGCGCGCGAGGTTGCGCATGAGGTTGCGCAGGCCGCTGCCCTCGTCGCCGAGGAGGTTCTCGACCGGGACCCGGACGTCGTTGAAGAACAGCTCGGCCGTGTCCTGGCTGCCGCGCCCGATCTTCTCGAGCTTGCGGCCGCGCTCGAAGCCCTCCATGCCGCCCTCGACCATCAGCAGGCTGAACGCGCCGCTCGCGCGCGCTTCGCTCGACGTGCGCGCCGCGACGACGACGAGGTCGGCCTGCGTGCCGGAGCTGATGAACGTCTTGGAGCCGTTGAGGACGTAGTGGTCGCCGTCGCGCTTGGCGGTCGTGGAGATCCCGCGCAGGTCGGAGCCGGCGCCGGGCTCGCTCATGCCGATGGCCGCGATCAGGTCGCCGGACGTGAAGCCGGGCAGCCAGCGCGCCTGCTGCTCGGCATTGGCGAGGTCGATCAGGTAGGGCCCCAGGACGTCGTTCTGGAGCATGAAGTGGTCGGGCAGCAGCCCGAGCCGGCAGCACTCCTCGACGAGGATCGCGTTGAAGCGATAGTCGCGCAGGCCGAGGCCACCGAGCTCCTCCGGGGCCTCGAAGCCCACGAAGCCCTGAGCGGCCGCCTTCTTCCAGAACGCGCGGTCGAGCTTGCCGTCGCTCTCCCAGGCGTCATGATGCTGGACGGCTTCGCGCTGAAGGAAGCCACTGACCGACTGACGAAAGTCGTCATGCTCCGGTGCAAAGATGGTTCGTCTCACGAGAATC from Capillimicrobium parvum encodes the following:
- a CDS encoding acyl-CoA dehydrogenase family protein yields the protein MFDPLSDPSDTPEQRQIRQTLRAFFEREAPISRIADLDATETYPAEILDGMAELGLWGIAIDEDHGGSPADARTRCIVIEEIQRAGACLAYAYVPTALFCAEAIGRFGTGDQQRAHLPALAAGRLRMAMALSEPDCGSDLMGLATRAIPDGDGFVIRGQKIFTTGADAADVILTLVRTTPGASPRRALTFVLIPRRDPRVAVQPLRKLAGQATHTCEVFFDDVRLGPEAIVGEVDAGAAIVMDLLDADRVYTAAQSLGTAQGAFDLARRYALERRQFGTEIINHQAVGHMLADMAIALEGARALTRLAADRLDAGLPCHAESAVAKIAASETATQCALHGMQILGGYSYMVEYGMERYHREAKVQEIFGGTNQILRNVLVRELGGGRSSPQAPASGAMTSPA
- a CDS encoding TIGR03619 family F420-dependent LLM class oxidoreductase, whose amino-acid sequence is MRFFLYGTYIPANQLVAVARAAEACGFHGITIPDHVVYPHDTATAYPYAPDPETGRTPWDETCDWPDPMVSAGAMLAATERLTILTGIFVLPMRDPLLVAKAASTVAALSPGRFILGAGAGWLREEFEILGFDFDTRGPRSDEAIGALRALWTGERVSHRGRDVTMRPAPPMPIPIYVGGDARPALRRAALLADGILPPLNSQRRTAEHLETIAGLRAEHGRTGPFDYVAAAAGVGTPDGIAEIGALGVESVHVDPFALYVRRYGGLTLDERRAALERYAGEVIAPLAGA
- a CDS encoding class I adenylate-forming enzyme family protein, which produces MGPQDWTELVLHLAAPSQGDWVALEHGDEQMTIKQLASAMLAAAGALRGDGPVAVSEADPISHTVAVLGAVCAGRPAMLVDPKHPQAVLDDVVERAGATTVVGRPVDGVAHLDRARLVAAPPASPLPRPPEAIGSILLTSGSTGMPKLVQRARGADLHAAMCLRLANFPIEPGDRHWLCVPYAAAPFHSLVMGALLARATVVFAPFARESVDAFLAERRISSVYLVPTMLRLAREHGGLDGPGWRALRALMTGGEKLDAPTAEVLLERFEGRVYCAYGMTEIPRPTEATFEEIAARPGTVGRAIPFRQVRIAEVGGDADLPVGEEGEVLVTGPDLFAGYLGQEPAGDWYRTGDLGRLDEDGYLYITGRASSVVKVAGNRVSTEEVAAELRRHPAVAQAAVIAVDDPTWTSRLVAFVVMTGAEIQTDELRDWMGERHPAYKVPRTVRRIADLPVDSSGKVSLQTLHTIAATSEEAS
- a CDS encoding enoyl-CoA hydratase-related protein; its protein translation is MHADPVTSPPASAVALSERREGVLILTLNRPEALNAFNRALFDAVREGLEAAAADPQVGCVLVTGSGRAFTAGSDISDDAGPEPEPGGKDPYDAFIECVETFPKPLVAAVNGLAVGIGTTMLGHCELVLAGASARFRMPFTSLGLVPEAGSTSTIPSLMGRQPAVHALLTSSWIPAEEAARTGLVWQLTSDEELLAEALAVCEQIAAQPLESLMSTKRLLLDARLPAARAARDREEPEFRRLTERPAHLEALAAFRERRPPDFRSLLG
- a CDS encoding methylmalonyl-CoA mutase family protein, with translation MGSPTRPERALFYTPASVSVDYERDLGDPGSFPYTRGTRAPRTRAPGEGHELIVRELSGEGPPERSNEQFHYLLEHGATGLDVIGDTPTQCFMDPDHPYARHAVGNQGVSVCRGADFAALYEGIPLDRVSCDHSLPGGFAAAGLFLAAEAHGHDPARLRGSAILPPLFAEDTGYSSNLPIELHMRLATDSIEFCSEHMPRFHPFVEDTYYISDGSVDVVDEMALGFVELREVVRRLIARGVDVDRFAPRIALLVNCRMDFFAEIAKIRASRRLYARMMRDEFGARDPRSLAINVAAHTSGATMTSRQIANNIARGAIQAVALTLAGVRAMEISAFDEAIRTPSRDAHIVGLGTQHVVALETGAADVADPLGGAWYVEALTDELEARIAQRIAFIEGLGDVVRLAEDGFFRAIFAEAMVDRAQEVADGTRPVVGVNVNEIAPARDTLLRDLTEKRIAPAYERIDEIAAWRAAREPGAVVAGLDRLETDCRGGANVMPALVGALRAQASMGECIGVLRECYDRPYDPLGCVERPR
- a CDS encoding cobalamin B12-binding domain-containing protein codes for the protein MSARLRVLVTVLGLDQHEAGSLAVTRLLRDAGAEVIYAGRFQIPGTIATVAVQEDVDVVGVSAHSWEVLHYAAELAERLGRADPPIPVVVGGSVITEADRAQIVRLGIDAAVAPGTSAEDIVATFRALAEGRRALA
- a CDS encoding VOC family protein encodes the protein MSAALPAGLQAYFDHAAHAAPSIRDLLPLYAEQLGGRFLYGGDNPRVGYRGVVLGFAGGGKVELLEPLPGSSFFDSFFARHPAGGLHHLTFRVADVRGAIDRARAAGFEIVGVNYDEPEWQEAFVHPRSGHGVLVQFVESNPDYPRLAPGQTLESTLAGEA
- a CDS encoding acyl-CoA dehydrogenase family protein; the protein is MRRTIFAPEHDDFRQSVSGFLQREAVQHHDAWESDGKLDRAFWKKAAAQGFVGFEAPEELGGLGLRDYRFNAILVEECCRLGLLPDHFMLQNDVLGPYLIDLANAEQQARWLPGFTSGDLIAAIGMSEPGAGSDLRGISTTAKRDGDHYVLNGSKTFISSGTQADLVVVAARTSSEARASGAFSLLMVEGGMEGFERGRKLEKIGRGSQDTAELFFNDVRVPVENLLGDEGSGLRNLMRNLARERLAVAVAAVAGAEFALEITLEYVKDRKAFGTPIGSFQVSRHHLAQLATELRSARLYTDRCIEAEVAGDLDPVEAAGLKALTTELQWRVVDRCLQLHGGYGYMNEYEISRQWRDARVQRIYGGSTEIMWEIVGRGLGL